DNA from Gramella sp. MAR_2010_147:
TTCAGCGCTTGCTTCTTCCTCCTTGTAAAATTCATAGATCACTTCAAGGTCCTCCACAAGAGTTTCAGCCTTTTCATAATCTCCAACCCAACTTTTTTCAGAATTCACCTCTCTCATGATCTGTTCGGCCTTTTTTGGGTCGTTCCAGAAATCAGGAGCAAAGGTTTTCTCCTCCATATTGGTTATTTCAATCTTTTTGGCATCAATGTCAAAGATACCTCCTTAACGCAACCAGGCGCTCTTTAAGATCTCGTATATTTTCTATTGTAATCATTCTTGGTCGATTTGTCGTAAAAATAGAATTAAAGGGAGTTTCGGAAAAGTATTTAACGATTATTTTATAGTTTTAGAAAGCTTTAAAAACTAACTAAATGCGCACTAATCTATTTATAATTCTGGCAATCAGTATTTCCCTTGTTGCAAATGCTCAATTTCTGGAAAAAAAGGAGGATTTAAAAAAATATGATGGCTACTTCAATTTTCATTATAACGAAAAAGAAGATGAAATCTACCTGGAAGTAGATAGTCTGGATCAGGAATTTTTATACACTCATTTTCTTACTACCGGGATTGGCTCGAACGACATTGGTTTGGATAGAGGACAGCTTGGAGGTACCGCGGTGGTGAAATTTCAGAAAGCCGGGAATAAATTACTGCTGGTTCAGCCAAATCAGGACTACAGGGCGATCACTAAAAATCAAGCTGAAAAGGAAAGTGTTTCTGAAGCTTTTGCAAAATCTGTATTGTTCGGATTTGAGATCAAAGAAACAAAAGACGATACTTATATTATTGATTTCACACCATTTCTAATGCAGGATGCACATGCTGTGTCAGATAAACTGAAAAAAGGTGAATATGGAACTTATAAGCTGGAAAAATCAAAAAGTGCTTTAGCGTTAAACCGAACCAAGGCTTTTCCTGAAAATGTGGAATTTGAAGCAATGCTAACTTTTGAAGGAGATCCCAAGGGCAGAACTATAAATTCAGTCGTACCCGATGCTAAAAATATTAGTGTCACCCAGCATCACTCTTTCGTGAAATTACCCGATGATAATTATAAGAAGAGAGTATTCGATCCCAGAAGCGGCGCCATCTTTATTTCTTATATGGATTATGCTTCTCCAGTATATGAACCCATTAAAAAGCGTTATGCTATAAGGCATCGTTTAGAGAAGAAAGCTCCTGAAGCCGAAATTAGCGAAGCTGTAGAACCTATTGTCTATTACCTGGATCCCGGTACTCCGGAACCGGTACGATCGGCATTACTGGAGGGTGCGAAATGGTGGAATCGGGCATTTGAAGAAATAGGTTATGAAAATGCTTTTCAGGTGAAAATGTTACCGGAAGATGCAGATCCTCTGGATGTAAGATACAATGTGATACAGTGGGTGCACAGATCTACTAGAGGCTGGAGTTATGGAGCCAGTGTGGTAGATCCAAGAACTGGTGAAATTATTAAAGGTCACGTAAGTCTTGGCAGTTTGAGAATTCGTCAGGATTTTATGATCGCCCAGGCTATGATGAATAGGCCGTTTGCCGAAAGTGATTTAAATCATGACCCCATGATGGAACTTGCTCTGGCCAGAATTCGTCAATTATCGGCACACGAAGTAGGCCATACCATTGGATTTGCACATAATTTTGCTGCCAGTACAGAAGATAGGGCTTCGGTAATGGATTATCCCCATCCTCAGTTTGAACTGGATAATGGTGAAATTAAATTTTCCAATGCTTATGATACAGGAATTGGCAAATGGGATAAGGTTACGGTTAATTATAGTTATAGCGATATTCCTGAAGACAGAAATGAAAAGGATTATCTTAATTCGATTTTGGAAGAAGCGAGAACTGAGGGCCTTATTTTTATTACAGATTCAGATGCTCGAGCATCAGGAGGAGCGAATGCACTGGCTCATTTGTGGGATAATGGGAAGAATGCAATGGAAGAGCTTGAAAATATTTTAAAGATTAGAAAAAAGGCGATTGAAAATTTTTCAGTCGAAAATATCAGGACTGGTGAAGCTTATTCTGTTTTGGAAGATGTGTTTGTGCCGCTTTATTTTTTCCATCGTTATCAAACCGAAGCGGCTGTGAAATTAGTTGGCGGACTCCAATATGAATATGCCGTAAAAGGCGGAAGCAATAAGATCGTAGAACACGTTGATGGGAAAATGCAGGAAAAGGCATTAAAGACTATTTTAAAAACTTTATCTGCTGAAGAGCTTGCTATTCCAGAGGATAAATTAGAATTATTCCCTCCACGTGCTTTTGGTTATTCAAGGGACAGAGAATCTTTTAAAAGTAATACCGATGTAGCTTTTGATGCAATGGGAGCTCCTGCAACAGCAAGTGAGATGACACTCACCTTTCTAATGCACCCGGCAAGAGCAGAAAGACTTATCCAGCAACATAGTTTAAATACTAATTTACCAGGGTTAGAGTATGTTTTGGATAATATTGTTTCAGAAACTATAAAAGCGAATGTGACTGGAAATTATAAATCAAATGTTCAGAATACGATCAATTTTATTGTTTTTAAGCATCTTTTGAGTTTGGCTATTAATGAAAAATCCACTCCGTTAGTAAGGGCTATTACCAATGAGAAAATTGACGAACTGTCTAACTGGTTAAAAGGGAAAGGGGATGTAGTTTCAAAAGAAATGTATAGAACTATAAAAATGTTCAGGGAAAAGCCGGAGGATTTTAAGTTGGAGTTGAATGTTCCAAAGATTCCCGATGGTTCACCCATTGGAACCTATCGTTAATTATTGCTGTTGTTGTTGCTGTGCAGAAACCGATACAGTATATTCGGTTTCGTTCTTGCCAGAAGAAAAAACCACACCTTTTAGTGGTGGACAATCTGAATAGTCTTTTCCGTGAGCTACTTTAATGTGGTTTTCAGCCGCAATTAGATTATTTGTAGGATCAAATCCTACCCATCCGCTATCGGGCAGGCAGCATTCCACCCATGCATGCATTTGTGAGTCTCCAAAATAACCGTTCCCCTGATGCAAATAACCTGATACGTACCTGGAAGGAATTCCGAATTGTTTAGCTATGGCGATAAACAGATGTGTAAAATCCTGGCAAACTCCCTGTTTAATTTCAAGAATATGATTCAAATCGGTATCAATGTCGGTAACGTTCGCTTTAAAAGTGAATTCATTTTTTATCCATGAATTCAAATTTTGCAGATTTTCCAACAGGCTAATTTTTTCATCAAACTGAAAATCTACTTTTTGATGCAAGGTGGTTAAATCGGTTTGGCGAAGAAACACATCGTTGCCAGCCATAAATTCCAGTGACCTTAAGTGTTGATATTCGGTTTCTGAAAACCCTTGAGTAAGCTTTTCAAAGATGTTCACTACTTTTTTTGTAAGATGAAAGTTGGCAGTGAATTCTATTTCTTCAAAAGCTGCCCTGGTTCTAATTCTGTAGGTTCTAAAATCATAGCCATTAATAGAATTTTCAACAGGGATATTTAAGGAATTACTGAAGTTGTCTGCTATCAATTCCTGAGATTCATTATCTTCCGGAATGATCAAAAACTGCCAAAGAGCACCACTGGTCTGATTTTCATAGGTGTTTTTTGCCGTATAATTTATTTTATAGTCCAGATTCATCACAGAAATTTAAGAGCTTCAAATTAAGTCCATTTTCATGAATTAATAATTAAAATATTCGGTTTGTAGCTTAAGGCCAATGTTATTTAGATCGTCCAGAATATTTTCAATAAACGATTGCAGGTCACTTTCAATTTCTTCGATGACTTTATATTGGTATTTGGCTCTTACTTTTCCTATTAAAAAGGCGGAGGAGTGTTTAGAAGGATGTTTTTCAGTACTGAGCACCATAATATGTTTGCAAACTTCGTTCAAACTATTCATTACAGATCTTGGGCAATCTGTATTTAAAATTAAAAATTCCAGGGTAGTAATGCTGGTGGGAGTTTGCCTGTAGAATCTTCTCATCATATCGTAAGATTCTGCACATTTCAAAAGGGTAGTCCATTCGTAACTATTCTTAAGGGTATCTCCATAACTTCCCTGCGCAATTACCGCATCCTTGAATTTGGAATTTATGATCCGGATGATCTGTGTAGCTCTTTCAATATTAATTCCCAACATAATAATGGCATAAACTTCATCATGTAGTAAGGTGCCTCTAATTTTACCTCTCAAAACCGAAGTACTTTCGGCTACCTGAACCGTAAAATCATAGAGGCCTCTTTTAAGAAAATTATCAACTGGATAGTTGAGTACAAAATGATAGAATTTATTAATAGATTCATATAATTCCGTAGAAATGAGATCTCGTGCGCTATTTGCATTTTCCCGGGCGAGCTTTACATAGTTAATAATAGAAAAAGATTTCTCCGGATTCAGGCCAATATCGTATAATACCTCTGCTTCTTTAAGCTCAGCTTCTGTTCGGCTAAAATCATCAGCCATGAAAAGCATAGACTGAAGAACAAATTGACGGTTTTGAGAAAGTTCATTTGGAGCGTCCAGGGACGCAAAATAATTCACGTTTAAATATCTGGCTATATGCTCTGAACGTTCTATATATCTCCCCATCCAAAATAAATTATTGGCTACTCGTGCTAACATAAACTATTTATTGTTTTTTAGAACCCAGGTGTCTTTGGAACCTCCACCCTGAGAAGAATTAACGATTAAATTTCCCTTTTTGAGAGCTACTCTGGTGAGCCCTCCTTTAAGTACAAAATCTTTGTCTGCACCCAATAACGTAAATGTTCTTAGGTCTACATGTCTTGGCTCGAAACACTCATTGTCCTCTATATAAGTGGGATGAACCGAAAGTGACATGATGGGCTGAGCTATGTATTTTCTGGGACTTGCTTTAACTGTTTCCCTTACTTCTTCAATTTCTTCCGGTATAAGTCGGTTTCCTATGGAAATCCCATATCCGCCGGCTTCATCTACAGGTTTGATCACGAGATTTGAAATATTCTCAAGAACATATTTTAACTCATCAGGCCTACTGCAATGATAGGTAGGAACATTGTTTAAAATAGGTTCCTCATTAAGATAATACTTAATAATTTCTGGCATATAGGTGTAAATGGCTTTATCATCGGCTACCCCCGTTCCCGGTGCATTCACAAGACAAACATGACCTTTTTTATAAGCGGCCATTAGGCCGGGAACACCTAGCGCAGAGTCTGGCTTAAACTCTAATGGATCTAAAAATTGATCATCTATACGTCTGTAAATAACATCTACCTTTTGGGGCCCGTTGATGGTTTTCATATAGACGAAATCATTTTTAATAAAAAGATCACCTCCTTCAACCAACTCAACTCCCATGGCTTTCGCGAGATAAGAATGTTCGTAATATGCTGAATTATAAATACCGGGAGTAATTACCACGCAATTAGGCACATCAACACCCTGTGGCTTCACACTTTCCAGAATTTCCAGCAGATTTTCAGCATAATTGGTCACCGAGTACGCCTGGTAATGATTAAAAACACCAAAAAGTGCTCTTTTTAAGGCTGTTCTATTGCATACCACATAACTTACTCCAGATGGGCATCGAATGTTATCTTCCAGCACATAATACTTACCGTCAGAATGCTTGATGAGATCGGTTCCGGAAATATGGTTGTAGATGCCTCCAGGGGGATTAAATCCGTTCATTTGATCCAGATAGTTCACCGAAGAACTAATAAGATCTAAAGGTACGATTCCCTCTTTAATAATATTTTTATCGTGATAGAGGTCGCGTAAAAATTCGTTTAAAGCTTTACTTCTCTGGAGTACACCTTTTTCAATCAGTTCCCATTCTTCTGAATCAATAATTCGCGGGAATAGATCGAAAGGAAAAATTTTCTCTTTGATTTCATGATCTCCATAAACTTGAAACGTAATTCCCTGATTGAAAAAAGAGGCTTTGGCTTTATTATTTAATCTGCCAAAATCCCGAGCAGAATGTTCACTATAAAGATCGAATAAGGTTTTATAGGTTTCCCTTACGTTATCATTTTCATCAAAGATTTCGTCATAAAGTTTAGGGTCACGGTTATAAGATCTAAAAGTGGGATTTTCACTGGAGTTTTTCATGAATATGATTTGTATTAAAATACAAATTAATCCACTGGAATTCATTCATTTAAACAAAACATTGTGAATTATATTGAATTCTAAATATGTCCTTAGTGATTTTTTTACTCGTAAATACTGAGAAATATTATTGAATCTGGAATAGAGAAAAGAATCTTTAAGTTTTTACCTTAGCGTTCAGTAAATTTTTTTAGAATGAAAGAGATAGATCTTAGAAGTGATACGGTTACCAGGCCAACTAAAGGAATGTTGCAGGCTATCATGTCTGCGGAAGTTGGTGATGATGTATATAAAGAGGATCCAACGATTAATAAGCTGGAGAAGAAACTTGCAGAAATGTTCGGGAAAGACGAAGCCTTGTTTTTTCCAACAGGAAGTATGGCAAACCAGGCGGCTATAAAACTTCATACACAGCCGGGAGAACAGTTGATTTGTGATAAATGGGCCCATGTTTACAATTATGAAGGCGGGGGAGTTTCTTTTAATAGCGGTGTTTCCTGTAAACTGGTAGATGGAGACCGGGGAATGATCACTGCTGAACAGGTGGAAGAAAACATTAATCCTCCAGACTTTTATCATAGTCCGTTAACAACTTTAGTTTGTCTTGAAAACACGACCAATAAAGGAGGAGGTGCCTGTTATGATCTTGAAGAAGTTAAGAAGATAAGACAGGTTTGCAACCAAAATGAACTTGGATTTCATCTGGATGGTGCAAGACTTTTTAATGCGCTGGTTAAGACGGGCGAGAGTCCAAAGGATTATGGTAAGCTTTTCGATACCATATCAGTTTGTCTGTCCAAGGGGCTGGGCACACCAATGGGATCTGTATTAATTGGTGATAGCCGACTTATGAAAAATGCAATTAGAGTAAGAAAAGTTCTGGGTGGCGGAATGCGCCAGGTAGGATTTATGGCTGCAGCCGGTATTTATGCGCTGGATAATCACCTGGAAAAACTTAAGAAGGATAATGAAAGAGCATTGGAAATTTCAAATTTTCTAAAAAATCAGGCGTATGTTAAAAGAGTAGAGCCTACAGAGACCAATATAGTTATCTTTTATTTGAACGATGCTGATAAAGAACCAGAATTTATGGATCAGCTGTCAGAAAATAATATAAGAATAAGCAATATGGGGCAGGGTAAATTAAGGATTGTGACGCATCTGGACTATTCTGAAGAGATGCATCAATATTTCCTGAAAACACTTCAGAATATAGACCTGTAATTAAAAAAAGCTTAACTAAATATTGGCAGGTCTTTAATACGGGTTGGGTTTAAATTCATTTAATTTTCAGAAAAACTGAATTATGAAGAATTTAAAACCGAGACAGGAAGTTCCAGAATTAATTGTAAAAACCACAAAAGGTTTGAAATGGAATCTTCGCGATAACGAACCTAAGAATTTTACCATGCTGATTTTTTATCGCGGAATTCATTGCCCCGTATGTAAAAAATATCTGGAAGAATTAAACACTAAGATCGAGGATTTCAAAGATAAAGGAGTTAATGTTATTTGTGTGAGTTCCAACAAAGAAGAGCTTGCTCAAAAAACAGTAGAAGAGTGGGATATTCAAAATCTAAATATTGGTTATGATTTTAGTATTGAAGATGGTAGGAAATGGGATCTATTCGTTTCTGAAGGTATAAAGGATGCTGAACCGGATGTGTTCTTAGAACCAGCCTTGTTTCTCATAAGGCCTGATAATACCTTATATTCCTCGAGTATACAGTCTATGCCGTTTGCCAGACCCAAGTTTGATGAATTGCTTAAGTCGATCTCTTTTGTATTAAAAGAGGATTATCCCGCAAGGGGAGAAGCTTAAAGTTAAACTTTAAGCTCTAAATATAAAAAAGCCCGGAATCATTTTTCCGGGCTTTGTTTTTTTCTAAAAAAAATTATTTCATCATATCTGAGATACCAGGAATATCTGGCATTCCATCTTTAGCGGCAGCGCCAACTTCAGCTTCATTAATACCCGTAGCTTTTTCAATAGCCTTATTCATGGTTAAAACCAGGTAATCTTCCAGCTGTTCTTTATCTTCAAGTAATTGATCATCTATAGAGATATTTTTTATTTCCCTATTCGCTGTGATGGTTACTTTTAATAATCGGTCATTGGATTGTTCATCTATAAGAACCGTGTCCATTCTCTTTTTTGTAGCTTCTACTTTTTCCTGGGCTTCCTTCAATTTATTCATCATGCCCATCATATCTCCAAACATATTATTTTCAATTTTAAAATTATGACTTCAAATTTACTAAATTACCAGATCAAACCAGTCATTATGAAAAGAGTATTCCTTATTCTATTAGGATGCGTTACATTTGCAACCGCTCAAAATAATAAGAATTTGAAAAAAGACATTCAAGCCCCGAAAGCAAAGAAAATCGCCAAAAAACTCGAGATGCATAGTGATGTGCGTCTAGATAATTATTTCTGGATGAATCAACGTGAAGATCAGGAGGTGATAGATTATCTGAAGGCCGAAAATGACTATAATGATCAGATGACTTCGCATACGAAGGAATTTCAGAAATCCTTGTTTGAAGAAATGAAATCACGAATAAAGGAAGATGATCAATCTGTTCCTTATAAATTGAACGGTTACTGGTATATAACCCGGTTTGAAAAAGGATTTGATTATCCTGTTTATTCCCGAAAAAGGGAAACTCAGGATGCGCCAGAGGAGATCATGTTCAATGTAAATGAAATGGCGAAAGGTTTTGATTATTATAGCCTTGGCGGCCTTAATGTTACGCCCAATAATAAACTGGTAGCATTTGGAACAGATACGTTAAGCCGAAGAAAATACACGATCAGGATCAAGAACCTCGAAACAGGAGAGATCTATGATGAGGAAATAAAAAATACCACGGGAGGTTCTACCTGGGCCAATGATAACAAAACACTTTATTATACCAAGAAAGACCCCCAAACTTTAAGGTCTTTCAGAATCTATAAGCATATTCTTGGTACCGATCAAAAAGAAGATCAGCTGGTGTATGAAGAAGAAGATGAGACATTTAATACCTACGTTTATAAATCGAAGTCCAGGGAATATATCATTATTGGCTCTCACAGTACTTTAACTACGGAATATCGTTTCCTGGACGCTAATAAGCCGGAGGAAGGCTTTAAAGTGTTTCAGCCCAGAGTGAGAGGATTGGAATACAGTATATCCCATTTTGACGGACATTTCTATGTGGTTACGAATAAAGATGAAGCGACCAATTTTAAGTTAATGAAAACACCGGTAGATAATACCGGTATGGAAAACTGGGTAGATGTGATTCCGCATAGAATGGATTTTTTACTGGAAGACATAGATATTTTTAAGGAGTACCTTGTAGTTAGTGAGCGAACCAATGGTCTTAATAAAATAAGGATCATAAAATGGAACGATAACAAGGAATTTTATATTCCTTTTGATAATGAGACCTACACGGCATATACTTCTATAAATCCGGACTTTGAAACTGACCTGTTGAGGTATACCTATAACAGCATGTCTACACCAACTTCAGTAGTGGAGTATAACATGAAGACAGGAGATAAGAATGTGCTGAAGGAGCAGGAAGTCCTGGGAGGGAATTTTGATAAGAATAATTATGTTTCTGAAAGACTTTGGGCAACTGCCAATGATGGAACCAGGATCCCGATTTCTTTAGTTTATAAAAAGGGCACCAAAAAAGATGGAAGTAGTCCTTTACTTCAATATGCCTATGGTTCATACGGTTCCACGATAGACCCCTATTTCTCAACTGTAAGGCTGAGTTTGCTGGATAGAGGATTTATTTACGCAATAGCCCATATACGCGGGGGTGAGTATCTTGGAAGAGAGTGGTATGAGGCCGGAAAATTGTTTAGAAAGAAGAATACGTTTACAGATTTTGTGAATGTTTCAGAATTCCTCATCAAAGAAAATTATACTTCAGCCAACCACCTTTATGCCATGGGCGGATCAGCCGGAGGGCTACTTATGGGAGCGGTTGTTAATATGGCTCCCAATTTATATAACGGAGTGATCGCCGCAGTACCATTTGTAGATGTGGTTACTACAATGCTTGATGATAGCATTCCACTAACTACAGGAGAATATGATGAATGGGGAAATCCTAATAACAAAGATTATTACGAGTACATGAAATCTTATTCACCTTATGATAATGTAAAAGCACAGGACTACCCTAATATGTTAGTTACAACAGGCCTTCATGATTCCCAGGTACAATACTGGGAACCTGCAAAGTGGGTAGCCAAATTAAGGGAACTGAAAACCGATGATAATATTTTGCTTTTACATACTAATATGGATGCAGGGCATGGAGGTGCTTCTGGAAGATTTGAAGCTTTAAAAGAAGTAGCTGAAGAATACGCGTTCTTATTGGAATTGGAAGGCATTCACGAATAATTAAAAAATTTGCCTTAAATTTGAACGATTTTGAGAGTACTACTTTTAAAATTATTTTATAAAAGAACTTCGATTTATGAGAGAAGATTTGAAGGTATATGACAACGTATTACAGTTAGTTGGTAATACTCCGTTAATTCACCTAAATAAGATTACCAGTACTTTTAAGGGACAATACTTTGCAAAAGTAGAAGCTTTTAATCCTGGTCACTCCTCCAAAGATAGAATAGCACTTCATATAATAGAAGAAGCTGAGAGTAAAGGCATCTTAAAACCCGGAGATACCATTATTGAAACCACTTCTGGGAATACTGGTTTCAGTATAGCAATGGTGAGTTGTATCAAGGGGTATGAATGTATTTTAGCGGTAAGCTCGAAATCTTCAAAAGATAAGATAGACATGCTGAAAACAATGGGAGCTAAGGTGTATGTCTGTCCGGCCAACGTTCCCGCAGACGATCCTAGATCTTATTACGAAGTTGCTAAAAGATTACATAAAGAAATAAAAGGTTCCGTTTATATCAATCAGTATTTCAATGAATTGAATATAGACGCCCATTTTCATACTACAGGTCCTGAAATTTGGAAACAAACTGAAGGAAAAATCACACATTTACTGGCGTGTAGCGGAACAGGGGGTACTATCTCTGGAACTGCTAGATTCTTAAAAGAAAAGAATCCCGAGATTAAAATTCTTGGAGTAGATGCATTTGGTTCAGTCTTAAAAAAATATCACGAAACCCGTGAGTTGGATAAAGCGGAGATTTATCCCTATAGAATTGAAGGTTTGGGGAAAAATCTTATCCCGTCGGCTACAGATTTTGATGTCATAGATAAATTCACCAAGGTTTCTGATGAAGATGCAGCGCATACTGCAAGGGAAATTGCAAGAACGGAAGGTCTTTTCGTTGGTTATACCAGTGGAGCGGCAATGCAGGGCTTGAAACAATACCAGGAAGAAGGAGAATTTGATGAAAATTCGAATGTAGTTATAGTTTTTCCAGATCACGGTTCCAGATATATGAGTAAGATCTATAGCGATGATTGGATGAATGAGCAAGGATTCTTTGATACAGAACAGGAAACTACATCACAAACTATCGAAGTAATTAAATAATACTTTGTTAACACTTATTAACAAAAGCATCCTATTTTTTGTAGGATGCTTTTGTTTTTACTAGATTTCGATGTTTATAATTTACTTTGTAGAATTGAGCCAAATTTCAGTATTTTTGCGGCTCGTCTAAAAAATGACCGATGAAGGATTTATTTGATAAAATTTACAAAGACAAAGGACCACTAGGTAAATGGGCCGAGCAGGCAGAAGGATACTTCGTTTTTCCAAAACTTGAAGGACCAATTTCTAACCGAATGAAATTTCGTGGGAAAGAAGTAATTACATGGAGTATTAACGATTACCTGGGATTGGCCAATCATCCTGAAGTTCGTAAAGTAGATGCAGAAGCAGCAGCAGAATATGGCTCTGCATATCCAATGGGTGCAAGAATGATGAGCGGTCATACAGATCTTCATGAAAAGCTGCAGGATGAACTTGCTTCCTTTGTACATAAACAATCTGCTTATCTCCTTAATTTTGGATACCAGGGAATGGTTTCTACCATAGATGCTTTGGTTTCTAAACAGGATGTAATCGTTTATGATGTAGATGCACATGCGTGTATTATTGATGGAGTAAGATTGCATCTAGGTCAGAGGTTTACCTACAAGCATAACGATTTGGAAAGTATCGAGAAGAACCTTAAAAGAGCTACCAAGATTGCAGAACAGACTGGCGGTGGTATCCTTTTAATTTCTGAAGGCGTCTTTGGAATGAGAGGTGAGCAGGGTAAACTTAAAGAAATTGT
Protein-coding regions in this window:
- a CDS encoding transglutaminase family protein yields the protein MNLDYKINYTAKNTYENQTSGALWQFLIIPEDNESQELIADNFSNSLNIPVENSINGYDFRTYRIRTRAAFEEIEFTANFHLTKKVVNIFEKLTQGFSETEYQHLRSLEFMAGNDVFLRQTDLTTLHQKVDFQFDEKISLLENLQNLNSWIKNEFTFKANVTDIDTDLNHILEIKQGVCQDFTHLFIAIAKQFGIPSRYVSGYLHQGNGYFGDSQMHAWVECCLPDSGWVGFDPTNNLIAAENHIKVAHGKDYSDCPPLKGVVFSSGKNETEYTVSVSAQQQQQQ
- a CDS encoding circularly permuted type 2 ATP-grasp protein, whose amino-acid sequence is MKNSSENPTFRSYNRDPKLYDEIFDENDNVRETYKTLFDLYSEHSARDFGRLNNKAKASFFNQGITFQVYGDHEIKEKIFPFDLFPRIIDSEEWELIEKGVLQRSKALNEFLRDLYHDKNIIKEGIVPLDLISSSVNYLDQMNGFNPPGGIYNHISGTDLIKHSDGKYYVLEDNIRCPSGVSYVVCNRTALKRALFGVFNHYQAYSVTNYAENLLEILESVKPQGVDVPNCVVITPGIYNSAYYEHSYLAKAMGVELVEGGDLFIKNDFVYMKTINGPQKVDVIYRRIDDQFLDPLEFKPDSALGVPGLMAAYKKGHVCLVNAPGTGVADDKAIYTYMPEIIKYYLNEEPILNNVPTYHCSRPDELKYVLENISNLVIKPVDEAGGYGISIGNRLIPEEIEEVRETVKASPRKYIAQPIMSLSVHPTYIEDNECFEPRHVDLRTFTLLGADKDFVLKGGLTRVALKKGNLIVNSSQGGGSKDTWVLKNNK
- a CDS encoding zinc-dependent metalloprotease, whose translation is MRTNLFIILAISISLVANAQFLEKKEDLKKYDGYFNFHYNEKEDEIYLEVDSLDQEFLYTHFLTTGIGSNDIGLDRGQLGGTAVVKFQKAGNKLLLVQPNQDYRAITKNQAEKESVSEAFAKSVLFGFEIKETKDDTYIIDFTPFLMQDAHAVSDKLKKGEYGTYKLEKSKSALALNRTKAFPENVEFEAMLTFEGDPKGRTINSVVPDAKNISVTQHHSFVKLPDDNYKKRVFDPRSGAIFISYMDYASPVYEPIKKRYAIRHRLEKKAPEAEISEAVEPIVYYLDPGTPEPVRSALLEGAKWWNRAFEEIGYENAFQVKMLPEDADPLDVRYNVIQWVHRSTRGWSYGASVVDPRTGEIIKGHVSLGSLRIRQDFMIAQAMMNRPFAESDLNHDPMMELALARIRQLSAHEVGHTIGFAHNFAASTEDRASVMDYPHPQFELDNGEIKFSNAYDTGIGKWDKVTVNYSYSDIPEDRNEKDYLNSILEEARTEGLIFITDSDARASGGANALAHLWDNGKNAMEELENILKIRKKAIENFSVENIRTGEAYSVLEDVFVPLYFFHRYQTEAAVKLVGGLQYEYAVKGGSNKIVEHVDGKMQEKALKTILKTLSAEELAIPEDKLELFPPRAFGYSRDRESFKSNTDVAFDAMGAPATASEMTLTFLMHPARAERLIQQHSLNTNLPGLEYVLDNIVSETIKANVTGNYKSNVQNTINFIVFKHLLSLAINEKSTPLVRAITNEKIDELSNWLKGKGDVVSKEMYRTIKMFREKPEDFKLELNVPKIPDGSPIGTYR
- a CDS encoding YbaB/EbfC family nucleoid-associated protein, whose amino-acid sequence is MFGDMMGMMNKLKEAQEKVEATKKRMDTVLIDEQSNDRLLKVTITANREIKNISIDDQLLEDKEQLEDYLVLTMNKAIEKATGINEAEVGAAAKDGMPDIPGISDMMK
- a CDS encoding S9 family peptidase, producing MKRVFLILLGCVTFATAQNNKNLKKDIQAPKAKKIAKKLEMHSDVRLDNYFWMNQREDQEVIDYLKAENDYNDQMTSHTKEFQKSLFEEMKSRIKEDDQSVPYKLNGYWYITRFEKGFDYPVYSRKRETQDAPEEIMFNVNEMAKGFDYYSLGGLNVTPNNKLVAFGTDTLSRRKYTIRIKNLETGEIYDEEIKNTTGGSTWANDNKTLYYTKKDPQTLRSFRIYKHILGTDQKEDQLVYEEEDETFNTYVYKSKSREYIIIGSHSTLTTEYRFLDANKPEEGFKVFQPRVRGLEYSISHFDGHFYVVTNKDEATNFKLMKTPVDNTGMENWVDVIPHRMDFLLEDIDIFKEYLVVSERTNGLNKIRIIKWNDNKEFYIPFDNETYTAYTSINPDFETDLLRYTYNSMSTPTSVVEYNMKTGDKNVLKEQEVLGGNFDKNNYVSERLWATANDGTRIPISLVYKKGTKKDGSSPLLQYAYGSYGSTIDPYFSTVRLSLLDRGFIYAIAHIRGGEYLGREWYEAGKLFRKKNTFTDFVNVSEFLIKENYTSANHLYAMGGSAGGLLMGAVVNMAPNLYNGVIAAVPFVDVVTTMLDDSIPLTTGEYDEWGNPNNKDYYEYMKSYSPYDNVKAQDYPNMLVTTGLHDSQVQYWEPAKWVAKLRELKTDDNILLLHTNMDAGHGGASGRFEALKEVAEEYAFLLELEGIHE
- a CDS encoding redoxin domain-containing protein, giving the protein MKNLKPRQEVPELIVKTTKGLKWNLRDNEPKNFTMLIFYRGIHCPVCKKYLEELNTKIEDFKDKGVNVICVSSNKEELAQKTVEEWDIQNLNIGYDFSIEDGRKWDLFVSEGIKDAEPDVFLEPALFLIRPDNTLYSSSIQSMPFARPKFDELLKSISFVLKEDYPARGEA
- a CDS encoding alpha-E domain-containing protein, encoding MLARVANNLFWMGRYIERSEHIARYLNVNYFASLDAPNELSQNRQFVLQSMLFMADDFSRTEAELKEAEVLYDIGLNPEKSFSIINYVKLARENANSARDLISTELYESINKFYHFVLNYPVDNFLKRGLYDFTVQVAESTSVLRGKIRGTLLHDEVYAIIMLGINIERATQIIRIINSKFKDAVIAQGSYGDTLKNSYEWTTLLKCAESYDMMRRFYRQTPTSITTLEFLILNTDCPRSVMNSLNEVCKHIMVLSTEKHPSKHSSAFLIGKVRAKYQYKVIEEIESDLQSFIENILDDLNNIGLKLQTEYFNY
- a CDS encoding GntG family PLP-dependent aldolase, with translation MKEIDLRSDTVTRPTKGMLQAIMSAEVGDDVYKEDPTINKLEKKLAEMFGKDEALFFPTGSMANQAAIKLHTQPGEQLICDKWAHVYNYEGGGVSFNSGVSCKLVDGDRGMITAEQVEENINPPDFYHSPLTTLVCLENTTNKGGGACYDLEEVKKIRQVCNQNELGFHLDGARLFNALVKTGESPKDYGKLFDTISVCLSKGLGTPMGSVLIGDSRLMKNAIRVRKVLGGGMRQVGFMAAAGIYALDNHLEKLKKDNERALEISNFLKNQAYVKRVEPTETNIVIFYLNDADKEPEFMDQLSENNIRISNMGQGKLRIVTHLDYSEEMHQYFLKTLQNIDL